The Archangium primigenium genomic interval AGTTCCAGTCGCAGCCGCTCGTTCTCTTTCAGCAACTGGTGACTCCGCGCCCGCTCCTGTTCGCATTCCTGCCTCAAGGACTCGGCGGAGCGCGAATCATGGAACACCTGGACCTGATGCGTGGCCCGTCCCTGCCTCGCGACCAGGATGAAGGACAAACGCCGCGCGACACCGCCCTCGAGGTCCAGGGTCAGCCGCAGCCTCTCGCCCGGCTGCATGTCCCGGGGCGGCATCAAGCTGAGCAGGTGGGGGCCCCGGACGACTTCCTCGAAATGCACCTCCCCCTGCAGGTCCACCACCGAGGCGGGCACGTCGAAGACGAAGGACGTCACGAGCCCCGGGCTGACACAGACCTCGTACGGAGCGGATGAGGCATCACGGGCCAGTTCGATCCTCGGGTTGTCACAGGCCGCGTCCGTGCTCCGCGTGTCCACGGCCGACTGCCCCAGCAGCGCCAGGAGCACGAAAGAAGAGGTGAGCATGTCGGCCACACCTCAAGGCGACTTGAAGCGCGACACGACCCGGACCCACGGCGTGTTGATGACGAGCGCCCGGCGCGGCGTGCTCCCCTTTTGCATCAAGAGCCCCACGGGGCCTTCATCCGACACGATGTCCAGGCAGATGGGCAGAACCTCCCCGGTCTCCAGGTGCACCCGGGTGATGCGGGCGTAGACCCGATCCTTCCCGAACAGGAGTCTCCCCGTGATGACGGAATCGTTCTTCAGCTTGACCCACTGACCTCCCGTCTGGAACGCGATGGGGCCCTCCTCCACGGCGAAGGGCTCGCGGGAAGCGGGGTCCGTATCCTTGAGGTAGGCGGGCCAGCCCATGCCCACGGCCAGACCCAGGCGATCCAGGGTGGCCTCCGAGCCGGCGGGGCACTCCTCGGGGGGCAGGTGCTTGCGCAGCGGCGAGCCCGCGCAGCCCGGTCCCACACAGGCCACGCCCGCCAACACCGCGGCCCGGGCCACGGAACGGCTCTTCTTGGAGGTCATCATCTCGGTGTCCTTTCCAGACGCCGCCACGGCGGCGGGCGCGGGAGGAGTCGACGTCCGAGGTATCGCGCCGGGGGCAACTTCTCCCGTCATCCGCCCGGGAGCCACTTCCTGGCGGGACATGGCCTGACGCGGCGGGTGAGGCCCAGGCGACGTGGGACGTGGGTTGCCCGGCAGCAGCGCCACCCCCAGCCCGAGCAGCAGGGCCCCGGATCGCGGCACCCGCCGCCGTCGCGGGCGGGCGTCCGGCCCCCCCTCCGGCACCGCCGGGGGACTGGGGGGAAAGAGCGGCTCGCGCCAGGAGCGATCGGCCCGGCTGAACGCCTCGGTCAGGGCGTGGGCGAGCGCCCGGGCGTCCGGGAAGCGCGCCTCGGGCTGCTTCGCCAGGAGGCGCAGGCACACCTCGCTCAGCACGGGCGGCACCCGGAGGTTGAGCAGGTGTGGGGCGTCCGGCTCCCGGAAGAGGATGGCCTGGGTGAGCGGGCCCTCGCGGTCGCCGAAGGGCAATTCGCGCGTGAGCAGGCCGTAGAGCGTCACCCCCAGGGCCCACAGGTCCTCGCGGGGACTCATCGGCAGGGGCTCGCCGGTCCACTCCCGCGCGAGGCGAAGCGCCTCGGGGCTGCGGTACTCCGGCGTGCCCGGCGGCAGCCGGGGCGTCATCCGGGGCGCGTCCGGCAGCCAGGCCGCCCCGAAGTCCACCAGCACCGGCTGCCCATCCCCCTCGCGCATGAGGATGTTGGCCTCCTTCACGTCCCGGTGCACCACCCCCGCGTCATGCACCCGCGCCAGCGTCAGCGTGAAGGGCAAGAGGAAGCGGTGCACCAGCTCCAGCGCCGAGGGGTTCTCCTCCGCCGCCCACACCTCCAGGGGCCGGCCCTCCACGAACTCCAGGGCCAGCACGTGGAAGCGCGGCGCCTCGTCCGGCCACTGCGCCCAGCCCCGGAAGCCCACCACGTTCGGGTGGTGCAGGCGCCGCAGCGCCTCCAGCTCCCGCTCGTTGCGCGGCGTCATCGGCAACAGCTTGAGGGCGAACAGCCGTCCGTCCCGCCTCGCGCGGAACACGAAGCCCATGCCGCCCAGCGCCAGGGGCCCCTCGATGACGAAGCCCGCCACCCGGGCGCCCGGCTCCAACGGGAGCGCGCTCCGGCGCCCCTGACCACCCATCTCGTCCCGCATCCACACCGCCTCGTGAGGCGGTGCAGGCTACCCGGTGCGTGAGGGACTGCCCCGGACGTGGCGGGTCGGGTGCGCGGGAGGGGATCAGGCCGCGACGGCGTGGTCCAGCGAGCGCCACGTCCCCAACGCCCAGTCCTGCTCCTCGGCATCCTCGAAGCTGACGACACACAGCGCCCGGTGCCCGCCGGACTCGCACAGCGCCGTGAGCCGGTACTCCCCCGGCGCCCCCTGCAGGGTGGCGCGGCCCTGGACCCGCTCGCCCCGGTGCTGGAACTCGTAGGGCAGGTCCTGCTCGGGTCCCGGCGCGATGCCCTCCGCGTCATCGAGCGGCAGCACCCGCACGCTGCGGCGATGGTCCCGCGCCACCCAACTGCCGTCCGCCAGCCGCTGCTCGGCCAGGGAGCCGGGAATCTGGATCTCCCAGCCCTCGGGCAGGGTCACCTGCACCACCCCGCGCCGGTAGCCCAGCAGGGGCCCGGTCGGCGCCTCCGCCGCGCGGCGGGAGACCTCCTCGGCCAGCGTGCCGCCCACGCCCAGATAGCCGAGCACCTGCTGCCACTCGCGCCAGGGGTAGGCCAGCGAGGGGTCTCCCCGCCAGGCCTGCTCGAGCATCCGCGCCACTTCCCGCAGGCGCTGCCGCTCCTCCTCGAGCAGGGGCGGACGCCACACCACGTCCGTCCAGATGCGGCTGAGCGCCCAGCCGAGCCGGGCCGCGGGGCCCATGTCCTCCGTGCCCTCCACCTCCCACCAGGGGAACACGTCCCGGCCGGTCATCGGGTCGTCCTTCACGGCGCGCAGCCACGCCTCGTCCCGGGGGCCCAGCGGGGTCAGGACGGCGCCGGGATGCGCGAACCCGCGGCCGGCGCGCAGCGACAGCGAGGCGCCCGAGTGGCCCTGCTGGCGGTACTCCAGGACGCGGGCGGCCATGTCCCGGAGCCAGGTGAGCATGCGCGGCGCGATGCCGCTCGCGTCCCCGGTGTGGAAGTAGCCCGTGGGGTCGCCCACGCCCGCCGTGGTGATGGCCGGATCCGCCCAGTCCACCCCGAGCGCCTCCCCGAGCGCGTGCAACAAGTCACACAGGTAGCGGTGGTAGCCCGGCCCCACCATGGAGGTGTTGGCCGAGACCACCACCCGGCCCTGCCCCGCCGCCACGATGGCCACGTCGTCCGCCGCGGGGTGCAGCCGCACCAGGAGGATGGGGCCCTGGTGGCCCTCGATCACCCGGCTGCTCTCCAGGAAGCCATCCGCCTCCTCGTGCAGCCAGCCCGCCACGCGGCGCAGCCAGGCGTGGGGGGCCTCCGGCCCCGACGCGTCGTCCTGTCCGTACCAGCCGGCCAGCAGCACCTTCACAGCCATCACGAGTTCCCCTTCGCTGTCACGTGGAGCGCCATTCCCTCTCCAACCGGTACGGCCCGCGGATTATGTCGCGGCCCGGGGGCTGTTCTCGCGCGTCACGACCAGCGCACGTCGTAGTCCACGTCGAGCAGGGTGCGCCGGAAGCCCTGGACCTGGATCCGCCGGGCCGAGGACTGCTCCAGGGCCGCGGTGATGAGGCCTTCGTTGTAGTGCAGGGGCAGGAAGTCCCGCCGGGCCAGCATGCGGGCGTGGTGCTCGCCTACCCGCTCGACCGAACGCTCGCCATAGCTCAGCGAGACCCGGCAGCCACTCGGCACGGCCGCCAGCAGCCGGAAGGGGTCCGTCCCCGCCAGCGCCAGCATCGTCTTGCCCACGGTGGAGCACAGGAAGTCGTTCGTCCCCCGGCGTCCCAGTTCGTGCATGACGTACGCCACGCCGCCCATGGTGGGCCCCAGCGTCTCCGAGGCCAGGAAGACGGCCCGGATGAAGCCCGTCACCGGGTAGCTCAGGAAGTCCACGAACTTGCGCTCGCCCACGACCCGAAAGCACATCGTCCAGAGTTCATCCCCCCCGAGGACCCGCGCGGCATCCAGCACCCCGTTGAAGAACATGCCGCGGCAGGTGTCCGTGGGGCTGATCAGCGACAGCAGCTTCTCCAGACCAGGAGAAGGAGGCTCGGCGGGGGGCGGCTCATGCACGATAGGGAGACTCCTGGACACGGGAGGTCCGGGACGGACAGTCACCATTAGAGCGTAAACCCGCGCGGGCTGGCGGGTGATTCGCGCCCCCCCGTCACGCCGTGGGGATGGCGGCGGCGTCCTGCAGACCCAACTCCACCACCGCCTGCTCCCTCATCCGGAATTTCTGGATTTTTCCGG includes:
- a CDS encoding DUF2381 family protein translates to MLTSSFVLLALLGQSAVDTRSTDAACDNPRIELARDASSAPYEVCVSPGLVTSFVFDVPASVVDLQGEVHFEEVVRGPHLLSLMPPRDMQPGERLRLTLDLEGGVARRLSFILVARQGRATHQVQVFHDSRSAESLRQECEQERARSHQLLKENERLRLELQGMRGLSLLLSSGEVWNSGVPIRTLAVAARSSSEVELSFFRGDTYRTMKSIAARLWLRNHGPEPWVLKGASLVNEHGEELRGLQWRQPKALEPHDTGVVVVEVDARQSDAHGAMTLKLWDEHGRSITLTQMVFPSASEPWDSTF
- a CDS encoding serine/threonine protein kinase, whose amino-acid sequence is MRDEMGGQGRRSALPLEPGARVAGFVIEGPLALGGMGFVFRARRDGRLFALKLLPMTPRNERELEALRRLHHPNVVGFRGWAQWPDEAPRFHVLALEFVEGRPLEVWAAEENPSALELVHRFLLPFTLTLARVHDAGVVHRDVKEANILMREGDGQPVLVDFGAAWLPDAPRMTPRLPPGTPEYRSPEALRLAREWTGEPLPMSPREDLWALGVTLYGLLTRELPFGDREGPLTQAILFREPDAPHLLNLRVPPVLSEVCLRLLAKQPEARFPDARALAHALTEAFSRADRSWREPLFPPSPPAVPEGGPDARPRRRRVPRSGALLLGLGVALLPGNPRPTSPGPHPPRQAMSRQEVAPGRMTGEVAPGAIPRTSTPPAPAAVAASGKDTEMMTSKKSRSVARAAVLAGVACVGPGCAGSPLRKHLPPEECPAGSEATLDRLGLAVGMGWPAYLKDTDPASREPFAVEEGPIAFQTGGQWVKLKNDSVITGRLLFGKDRVYARITRVHLETGEVLPICLDIVSDEGPVGLLMQKGSTPRRALVINTPWVRVVSRFKSP
- a CDS encoding TIGR02265 family protein, whose amino-acid sequence is MHEPPPAEPPSPGLEKLLSLISPTDTCRGMFFNGVLDAARVLGGDELWTMCFRVVGERKFVDFLSYPVTGFIRAVFLASETLGPTMGGVAYVMHELGRRGTNDFLCSTVGKTMLALAGTDPFRLLAAVPSGCRVSLSYGERSVERVGEHHARMLARRDFLPLHYNEGLITAALEQSSARRIQVQGFRRTLLDVDYDVRWS